One window from the genome of Rariglobus hedericola encodes:
- the gmd gene encoding GDP-mannose 4,6-dehydratase codes for MKKALITGITGQDGSYLAELLLEKGYEVHGVIRRSSTFNTSRIDHLYSDPHVNGVRLFLHYGDLADSVQMVKLLYQLQPDEVYNLGAQSHVRVSFDVPEYTGDVVGLGAQRILEAIREAGLVEKVRYYQASSSEMFGKVQEVPQTEKTPFWPRSPYGCAKMYAYWLTVNYRESYNLHASNGILFNHESPRRGETFVTRKITRAVGRIKLGLQDSIYLGNLDAQRDWGYAKEYVEMMWMMLQQDKPDDYVVGTNETHSVKEFCQVAFARAGLDWEKYVKYDARYERPAEVELLIGDPAKAKKQLGWEPKVRFKELVEIMVDHDIALAEREAQIAKLPPL; via the coding sequence ATGAAGAAAGCCCTCATCACCGGTATCACTGGCCAGGATGGTTCGTATCTCGCCGAGCTGTTGCTCGAAAAAGGCTACGAGGTCCATGGCGTCATCCGCCGTTCCTCGACCTTTAACACGAGCCGCATTGATCATCTCTACAGTGATCCGCATGTGAACGGCGTCCGTCTGTTCCTGCATTACGGCGATCTGGCAGACTCCGTGCAGATGGTGAAGCTGCTCTACCAGCTCCAGCCCGATGAGGTCTACAACCTCGGCGCCCAGTCCCACGTGCGCGTCTCCTTCGACGTTCCTGAATACACCGGCGATGTCGTCGGTCTCGGCGCCCAGCGCATTCTCGAAGCCATCCGCGAAGCCGGTCTCGTTGAAAAAGTCCGCTACTACCAGGCCTCGTCCTCCGAGATGTTTGGCAAGGTCCAGGAAGTTCCCCAGACCGAGAAAACCCCGTTCTGGCCGCGCTCACCCTACGGTTGTGCCAAGATGTATGCCTACTGGCTCACGGTAAACTACCGCGAGTCCTACAATCTCCACGCTTCCAACGGCATTCTCTTCAACCACGAGTCGCCCCGCCGCGGCGAAACCTTCGTGACGCGCAAAATCACCCGCGCCGTCGGACGCATCAAACTCGGCCTGCAGGACTCCATCTATCTCGGCAACCTCGATGCGCAGCGCGACTGGGGCTACGCCAAGGAATACGTCGAGATGATGTGGATGATGCTCCAGCAGGACAAACCCGATGACTACGTCGTCGGCACCAACGAAACCCACAGCGTCAAAGAGTTCTGCCAGGTGGCTTTCGCCCGCGCCGGTCTGGACTGGGAAAAGTATGTCAAATACGACGCCCGCTACGAGCGTCCCGCCGAGGTCGAACTCCTCATTGGCGATCCCGCCAAAGCCAAGAAGCAACTCGGCTGGGAGCCGAAGGTTCGCTTCAAAGAGCTCGTCGAGATCATGGTCGACCACGACATCGCCCTCGCCGAACGCGAGGCCCAGATTGCAAAATTGCCCCCGCTGTAA
- a CDS encoding GDP-L-fucose synthase family protein, whose product MKLYIAGHNGMVGSALVRRFQNEPGVTLVLRTRKELDLTSQTAVEAFYAAEKPDVAIIAAAKVGGIHANNTYPADFLYENMALAANTIHGAYRQGVKRLLFLGSSCIYPKHAPQPMPESCLLTGELEPTNEAYAIAKIAGLKLAQYYRKQHGVLFHSAMPTNLYGPGDNYHPQNSHVLPALIRRFDEARAAGKSEVVAWGSGTPKREFLHVDDLADACAFLLKQDNPPDWINVGTGTDVTIKELTETVASVTGFAGKITWDSSKPDGTPRKLMDVSKLANLGWSARIALREGLEKTYASFQAERAANTLRT is encoded by the coding sequence GTGAAGCTCTACATCGCAGGTCACAACGGCATGGTCGGCTCCGCGCTCGTGCGCCGGTTCCAAAACGAACCGGGCGTCACGCTCGTCCTGCGCACGCGCAAGGAGCTAGATCTCACCTCGCAGACCGCCGTCGAGGCGTTCTATGCCGCCGAGAAACCGGACGTGGCCATTATCGCCGCAGCCAAGGTTGGCGGTATCCACGCGAACAATACCTACCCCGCCGACTTCCTCTACGAAAACATGGCGCTGGCCGCCAACACGATCCACGGCGCCTACCGCCAGGGCGTGAAGCGCCTGCTGTTCCTCGGCAGCTCCTGCATCTACCCGAAGCATGCGCCTCAGCCCATGCCCGAGAGCTGCCTGCTGACCGGCGAACTCGAGCCGACCAACGAGGCCTACGCCATCGCCAAGATCGCCGGCCTCAAGCTCGCCCAATACTACCGCAAGCAGCACGGAGTCCTCTTTCACTCCGCGATGCCCACCAACCTCTACGGTCCGGGCGACAACTATCACCCGCAGAACTCGCACGTGCTGCCCGCGCTCATCCGCCGTTTTGACGAAGCCCGCGCCGCCGGCAAATCCGAGGTCGTCGCCTGGGGCAGCGGCACCCCCAAACGCGAATTCCTTCACGTGGACGATCTGGCCGACGCCTGTGCGTTTCTCCTCAAGCAGGATAATCCGCCCGACTGGATCAACGTCGGCACCGGCACCGATGTGACTATTAAAGAGCTCACTGAAACGGTCGCCTCGGTCACCGGTTTCGCCGGCAAGATCACGTGGGATTCGTCCAAGCCCGACGGCACGCCGCGCAAGCTCATGGATGTCTCCAAACTGGCCAACCTAGGCTGGAGTGCCCGCATCGCCCTGCGCGAAGGTCTCGAAAAGACCTACGCCTCTTTCCAGGCCGAGCGCGCCGCCAATACGCTGCGCACCTGA
- a CDS encoding 6-phosphogluconolactonase, whose translation MREITSDYGRILVGAKADLFQHALELGVAARRRTPHSHFLWALTGGGTPKEWYNWIVAEKKLEAGEAGMIEWTVSDERHVLLSSAESNFGNAERQLLEPLSVPTDRRHPWMVAWPVAEAAEAYRRTMLILAGPERTYDVCFLGMGDDCHTASLFPGTPLLKDDAGLMFGGQEVPGKGWRLTITPTGLRHCGLIVVMTLGAGKAEALHRVIRGPYDPINVPSQILKSCADRVVWLVDEAAAAKL comes from the coding sequence ATGCGTGAAATCACTTCCGACTACGGTCGCATCCTCGTCGGCGCCAAGGCCGACCTTTTCCAACATGCACTCGAGCTCGGTGTCGCCGCACGTCGCCGCACGCCTCACTCGCATTTCCTGTGGGCGCTGACCGGCGGCGGCACGCCCAAGGAATGGTATAACTGGATCGTCGCGGAGAAGAAACTCGAAGCAGGCGAAGCCGGCATGATCGAGTGGACCGTGAGCGATGAACGTCATGTGTTGCTCAGCAGCGCGGAGAGTAATTTTGGCAATGCCGAGCGTCAGTTGCTCGAGCCGCTCTCGGTGCCGACGGATCGCCGTCATCCGTGGATGGTGGCCTGGCCGGTGGCCGAGGCCGCGGAAGCGTATCGCCGCACGATGTTGATTCTCGCCGGCCCTGAACGCACTTATGACGTGTGCTTCCTCGGCATGGGCGATGACTGCCATACGGCTTCGTTGTTTCCGGGCACGCCGCTGCTCAAGGACGATGCCGGACTGATGTTTGGCGGACAGGAAGTGCCGGGCAAAGGCTGGCGCCTCACCATCACGCCGACCGGTCTGCGCCACTGCGGGCTCATCGTCGTGATGACACTCGGCGCGGGTAAAGCCGAGGCGCTGCATCGCGTGATTCGCGGGCCGTATGATCCGATCAACGTGCCATCGCAGATTTTGAAAAGCTGCGCCGACCGCGTGGTCTGGCTGGTGGACGAAGCGGCCGCGGCAAAACTCTAA
- a CDS encoding glucose-6-phosphate dehydrogenase assembly protein OpcA, whose protein sequence is MSETFHALPGIEVPVGSIKHSLTRMWDDTANEGGPSPARDGSKATQVNFVVQFGLRTTVEDAQEQFQIAVRFSRRYPCRVVVLCPMPDDSTETEMRAKIYGECHLGKSKGDTRCCEFVMLNYPFAARPFLEDQVSICLSSDLPLYYWPHRFISSARIGQFQYLLKRSQRVLLDSAITPADSLTFPWPKPEVVRDLAHARLLPVRQSIGQFLSAYAPAKIIDGLQHITLSHQPSVAAEARVLSVWLKARLADCGAKDVTIEMRERADGVSFELCFNYSNDHHFHWNGDLAHGSGYFAADFGTGKTTLPTAVSLLSPEAALGEAMFF, encoded by the coding sequence ATGTCCGAGACTTTCCACGCCCTGCCGGGCATCGAAGTCCCCGTTGGCTCGATCAAGCACAGCTTGACGCGCATGTGGGACGACACCGCCAACGAAGGCGGGCCCTCGCCGGCGCGCGATGGTTCCAAGGCCACGCAGGTGAACTTCGTCGTGCAGTTCGGCCTGCGCACCACGGTCGAGGACGCCCAGGAGCAGTTCCAGATCGCGGTGCGTTTTTCACGCCGTTACCCCTGCCGCGTCGTCGTGCTTTGCCCGATGCCGGACGACAGCACCGAGACCGAGATGCGCGCCAAAATCTACGGCGAATGCCATCTCGGCAAATCCAAGGGCGACACCCGTTGCTGCGAGTTCGTGATGCTGAACTATCCGTTCGCGGCGCGACCGTTTCTTGAGGATCAGGTGTCCATCTGTCTTTCGTCGGATCTCCCGCTTTACTACTGGCCACACCGGTTCATCTCGAGCGCGCGCATCGGCCAGTTCCAATACCTGCTCAAGCGCTCGCAACGCGTGCTCCTCGACAGCGCGATCACGCCGGCGGATTCCCTCACGTTCCCCTGGCCCAAGCCGGAGGTCGTGCGCGATCTCGCCCATGCGCGGTTGTTGCCCGTGCGCCAAAGCATCGGCCAGTTCCTCAGCGCGTATGCGCCGGCCAAGATCATCGACGGTCTGCAGCACATCACGCTCAGCCATCAGCCGTCGGTCGCCGCCGAAGCGCGTGTGTTGTCCGTCTGGCTGAAGGCGCGTCTCGCCGACTGCGGCGCCAAGGACGTGACGATCGAAATGCGTGAACGCGCCGACGGCGTTTCCTTCGAATTGTGCTTCAATTATTCGAACGATCATCACTTCCACTGGAACGGTGATCTCGCCCATGGCAGCGGTTACTTCGCAGCCGATTTCGGCACCGGCAAGACAACGCTGCCCACGGCCGTAAGCTTGCTCAGCCCCGAAGCGGCGCTGGGTGAGGCGATGTTTTTCTAA
- the zwf gene encoding glucose-6-phosphate dehydrogenase, whose product MAEAQRHPFLQGLSKHRGSAPTVVVIFGASGDLTARKLIPAIYNLSFDNLLPADFFLVGYGRKAIPDEEFRTDAAAAIKEFSRRELNEEVWGRVAQRTTYVAGGYDDKAAFDRLAAHIAEIEKNLGREVQALFYISTPPSVFASILLNLGASGLASKYLGKPHHSKVIIEKPFGKDLNSALALNQTIRQVLEEHQVYRIDHYLGKETVQDLLVQRFANSIFEPLWNRNYIDSVQITVAEEVGVGTRGGYYEQSGALRDMIQNHTMQLVALTAMEPPVSLDAEAIRDEKVKLLRAIQPLNLAPGGDVARAQYAAGMMGGKPVKGYLEEEGINPQSATETYAGIRLSINNWRWQGVPFYLRSGKRMARRVTEIAVNFKRPPGTLFAESERFNLAPNTLAFQIQPDEGLSLVLNGKIPGLETRTQPVKMNFRYSTTFGSNTPEAYERLVLDAMTGDGTLFIRGDEAETSWKLYTPVLEAWAKAGREGMDSYPAGSWGPPSGDALTAKNNHIWRQP is encoded by the coding sequence ATGGCCGAAGCCCAACGTCATCCGTTTCTTCAAGGACTCAGCAAGCATCGTGGAAGTGCTCCCACGGTTGTCGTCATTTTCGGCGCTTCCGGCGATCTCACCGCCCGCAAGCTCATCCCGGCGATCTACAATCTCAGTTTCGACAACCTGTTGCCGGCTGATTTCTTCCTGGTCGGCTACGGCCGCAAGGCGATCCCCGACGAGGAATTCCGCACCGATGCCGCCGCCGCCATCAAAGAGTTCTCCCGCCGCGAGCTGAACGAGGAAGTCTGGGGCCGCGTCGCCCAGCGCACGACCTACGTGGCCGGTGGTTACGACGACAAGGCCGCGTTTGACCGTCTCGCCGCTCATATCGCCGAGATCGAAAAAAACCTCGGCCGCGAAGTGCAGGCGCTCTTCTACATCTCGACGCCGCCTTCGGTCTTCGCGTCGATTCTCCTCAACCTCGGCGCCAGCGGTCTCGCTTCCAAGTATCTCGGCAAACCGCATCACTCGAAGGTCATCATCGAAAAACCCTTCGGCAAGGATCTCAACTCGGCCCTCGCGCTAAATCAGACCATCCGTCAGGTGCTCGAGGAACATCAGGTGTATCGAATCGACCATTACCTGGGCAAAGAGACGGTGCAGGACCTCTTGGTGCAGCGTTTCGCAAATTCCATTTTTGAACCGCTCTGGAATCGCAACTACATCGATTCCGTCCAGATCACGGTCGCCGAGGAAGTCGGCGTCGGCACTCGCGGCGGTTACTACGAGCAGAGCGGCGCGCTCCGCGACATGATCCAGAATCACACGATGCAACTGGTCGCGCTTACCGCGATGGAGCCGCCCGTCTCGCTCGATGCCGAGGCGATTCGCGACGAAAAGGTGAAGCTCCTCCGCGCCATCCAGCCGCTCAATCTCGCCCCTGGTGGCGACGTCGCCCGCGCTCAATACGCCGCCGGCATGATGGGCGGAAAACCCGTCAAAGGTTATCTCGAGGAAGAGGGCATCAACCCGCAATCCGCCACCGAGACCTACGCGGGCATCCGTCTTTCGATCAACAACTGGCGCTGGCAGGGCGTCCCGTTCTACCTGCGTTCCGGCAAGCGCATGGCGCGCCGCGTCACGGAGATCGCGGTCAACTTCAAGCGTCCGCCCGGCACCTTGTTTGCCGAGAGCGAGCGCTTCAATCTCGCGCCCAACACGCTCGCGTTCCAGATCCAGCCCGATGAAGGCCTGAGCCTCGTGCTCAACGGCAAGATTCCCGGCCTCGAGACGCGCACGCAGCCGGTGAAGATGAACTTCCGCTACTCGACGACCTTTGGCTCCAACACGCCCGAGGCCTACGAGCGACTCGTGCTCGATGCCATGACCGGCGACGGCACGCTGTTCATCCGCGGCGACGAAGCCGAGACCTCGTGGAAACTTTACACGCCCGTGCTCGAAGCCTGGGCCAAGGCCGGACGCGAAGGCATGGACAGTTATCCCGCCGGCTCCTGGGGGCCGCCCTCGGGCGACGCGCTCACCGCCAAGAACAACCACATCTGGCGTCAGCCTTAA
- a CDS encoding YraN family protein, whose protein sequence is MWQRLKSCLGCIPFLKPVSTGERGERLAAGFLQGLGYTVVARNWRSPQDRRDEIDLVCREGEVVVFVEVKTRAAGALVAGYHAVDARKKKVVRRAATAYLRLLRPAPLTYRFDVVEVSMPADGGAPEVRHYENIELFPKHFRP, encoded by the coding sequence ATGTGGCAACGCTTAAAGTCTTGTCTGGGATGCATTCCGTTTCTCAAGCCGGTATCGACCGGTGAACGCGGAGAGCGGCTGGCGGCGGGCTTCTTGCAAGGTTTGGGCTACACCGTGGTGGCGCGCAACTGGCGGAGCCCGCAGGATCGGCGCGACGAAATCGACCTCGTTTGCCGCGAGGGCGAAGTGGTGGTGTTTGTCGAGGTAAAGACCCGTGCGGCCGGGGCGCTGGTCGCCGGCTACCATGCGGTGGATGCGCGTAAAAAGAAGGTCGTGCGCCGGGCGGCGACGGCCTACCTGCGGCTGCTGCGACCGGCCCCGCTCACGTATCGCTTCGATGTCGTCGAGGTGTCCATGCCGGCCGACGGCGGGGCACCCGAGGTGCGGCACTACGAGAACATTGAGCTTTTCCCCAAGCATTTCCGTCCGTGA
- a CDS encoding ATPase, T2SS/T4P/T4SS family — translation MATHSLANTLRRSLLIKVISKPTPSREDVASVIELTASKIVEALQAQSMTLYLVEGNDIVFRHVYYSPTLWNGDETKAAAFKATAAKLLELKLPTGKGIVGKVIADGKPVFFRNTETQVPMMLSMAQTTGFEVRSMLTVPLKTGNVVIGAIQLLNKEPAVRADNEFSDEDLHLLQEVAEYSAALIQRMLDPKFQPSPDDTAKFIARLTDHPLVTKIDEIAIDDNLVTAIGDAIIRREHIFPCKRTSPNSIGVLMTNPLDYARRESFQQATELVIDEIHIASITLIEALLKKHFKNDAVVSNGDGDISKVADVITSAYSSDGASEVSVADLENEESGPIIQLTNRIIEDAYICGASDIHIEPQEKDLIIRYRIDGLCQEKLRLPRQVANGLVTRLKIMCNLDIAERRLPQDGRIVFKKYTKKNIDIDLRVATGPMNHGEKVVMRILDKTKSTLPLPALGFSEENLERYRECIRQPYGMILHCGPTGSGKSMTLYSALGEVNTPDVNIQTAEDPIEYTLAGINQMQMSRAIGLTFARALRCYLRMDPDIILVGEIRDEETAQIAVEAALTGHLLVSTLHTNDAPSTIARIGEMGVEPFNISASLVCVCAQRLLRRVCKNCKQPYEPAGREKKIMDEAIGWSGQIFKANPQGCPVCSGTGYKGRVGIHELMINNEELTNAINKEVEVAELKRIAMRNGMKTLHQDSILKVKMGLTTIEEALSNVPPDLIK, via the coding sequence ATGGCCACGCACTCACTCGCCAACACTCTCCGCCGCTCCCTTCTGATCAAGGTCATCTCCAAGCCGACGCCGAGCCGCGAGGATGTTGCGTCCGTCATCGAGTTGACCGCCTCGAAGATCGTCGAGGCCCTTCAGGCGCAGTCGATGACGCTCTATCTCGTCGAGGGTAACGACATCGTTTTTCGTCACGTTTACTACTCGCCCACCCTGTGGAATGGCGACGAGACCAAGGCCGCCGCGTTCAAGGCCACCGCCGCCAAGCTGCTCGAACTGAAACTTCCCACCGGCAAGGGTATCGTGGGCAAGGTCATCGCTGATGGTAAGCCCGTGTTCTTCCGCAACACCGAGACGCAGGTCCCGATGATGCTATCTATGGCGCAGACGACCGGCTTCGAGGTGCGCTCGATGCTCACGGTTCCCTTGAAGACCGGCAACGTCGTGATCGGCGCCATCCAGCTGCTCAACAAAGAGCCTGCCGTCCGTGCCGACAACGAATTCTCCGACGAAGATCTGCACTTGCTCCAGGAGGTCGCCGAGTATTCCGCCGCGCTCATCCAGCGCATGCTCGATCCGAAGTTCCAGCCCAGCCCCGATGACACCGCCAAGTTCATCGCCCGCCTCACCGACCATCCGCTCGTCACCAAGATCGATGAGATCGCCATCGACGACAATCTCGTCACCGCCATCGGCGACGCGATCATCCGCCGCGAACACATTTTCCCCTGCAAGCGCACGTCGCCCAATTCCATTGGCGTGCTCATGACGAACCCGCTCGACTACGCGCGCCGCGAGTCGTTCCAGCAGGCCACCGAGCTGGTCATCGACGAGATCCACATCGCTTCGATCACCCTCATCGAGGCCCTCCTTAAAAAGCATTTTAAGAACGACGCGGTGGTCAGCAACGGCGATGGCGATATCTCCAAGGTCGCCGATGTCATCACCTCGGCTTACTCCTCCGATGGTGCAAGCGAAGTCAGCGTCGCCGACCTCGAAAACGAGGAGTCCGGCCCCATCATCCAGCTCACCAATCGCATCATCGAGGATGCCTACATTTGCGGCGCGTCCGACATCCACATCGAGCCGCAGGAAAAGGACCTGATCATTCGCTACCGTATCGACGGTCTCTGCCAGGAAAAGCTCCGTCTTCCCCGCCAGGTAGCCAACGGTCTCGTCACGCGCCTGAAGATCATGTGCAACCTCGACATCGCCGAGCGCCGCCTGCCGCAGGACGGCCGCATCGTCTTCAAGAAATACACGAAGAAGAACATCGATATCGACCTGCGCGTCGCCACCGGTCCGATGAACCACGGCGAGAAGGTCGTCATGCGTATTCTCGACAAGACCAAGAGCACCCTGCCCCTGCCCGCCCTCGGTTTCTCGGAGGAGAATCTCGAGCGTTACCGTGAGTGCATCCGCCAGCCCTACGGCATGATTCTTCACTGCGGTCCGACCGGTTCCGGCAAGTCGATGACGCTCTACTCCGCCCTTGGCGAAGTGAACACGCCCGATGTCAACATCCAGACCGCCGAGGATCCCATCGAATACACGCTCGCCGGCATCAACCAGATGCAGATGAGCCGCGCCATCGGCCTCACCTTTGCCCGCGCCCTTCGCTGTTACCTGCGCATGGACCCCGACATCATTCTCGTCGGCGAAATCCGCGACGAGGAAACCGCGCAGATCGCCGTCGAGGCCGCGCTCACCGGTCACTTGCTCGTTTCCACGCTGCACACCAACGACGCGCCTTCCACCATCGCGCGTATCGGCGAGATGGGCGTCGAGCCGTTCAACATCTCCGCCTCGCTCGTCTGCGTCTGCGCCCAGCGCCTCCTCCGCCGCGTCTGCAAAAACTGCAAACAGCCCTATGAGCCCGCCGGTCGTGAAAAGAAGATCATGGACGAGGCCATCGGCTGGAGCGGCCAGATCTTCAAGGCCAACCCGCAGGGCTGCCCCGTGTGCAGCGGCACCGGCTACAAGGGCCGCGTCGGCATCCACGAGCTCATGATCAACAACGAGGAGCTCACCAACGCCATTAACAAAGAGGTCGAGGTCGCCGAGCTGAAGCGCATCGCCATGCGCAATGGCATGAAGACGCTCCACCAGGATTCGATCCTCAAGGTCAAGATGGGTCTCACCACCATCGAGGAAGCCCTGTCCAACGTCCCGCCCGACTTGATCAAGTAA
- a CDS encoding dicarboxylate/amino acid:cation symporter codes for MKFFKHLYVQVLIAIALGIALGEFNPDLGAQMKPLGDAFIKLIKMLIGPIIFLTVVVGIAGMGDMKKLGRVGAKAMFYFEVVSTLALVIGMVVVNIVKPGEGINADVSTLDASAVASYTKAAAHQSTVEFLLHVIPNTFVSAFSEGEILQVLLVSVMFGFALSRLGDHARPVIVLLNEVSKAFFGMVSLVTKVAPIAAFGAMAFTIGKYGLGSLVSLGKLMLCVYITCAFFVFVVLGIIGRLHGFSVIRLLAHIKEEILIVLGTSSSESVLPRMMQKMEDIGCARPVVGIVLPAGYSFNLDGTSIYLTMAAIFVAQATNTPLTLTQELTILGVLLLTSKGAAGVTGSGFVTLAATLASVSHIPVAGLALLIGVDRFMSEARALTNLCGNAVAMVVVAMWEKAFDRNKGRAILLKPPAEEPAPTLT; via the coding sequence ATGAAGTTTTTCAAGCACCTCTATGTCCAGGTCCTGATCGCGATCGCCCTGGGTATCGCGCTCGGTGAGTTTAACCCCGATCTCGGCGCGCAGATGAAGCCGCTCGGCGATGCGTTCATCAAGCTGATCAAGATGCTGATCGGCCCGATCATCTTCCTGACGGTGGTCGTGGGCATCGCGGGCATGGGCGACATGAAAAAGCTCGGCCGCGTGGGCGCGAAAGCGATGTTCTACTTCGAAGTCGTCAGCACGCTGGCGCTGGTGATCGGCATGGTCGTCGTGAACATCGTGAAGCCCGGCGAGGGCATCAATGCGGACGTGAGCACGCTGGATGCGAGCGCGGTGGCGAGTTACACCAAGGCGGCGGCGCATCAATCAACCGTGGAGTTCCTGCTGCACGTGATCCCGAACACCTTCGTGAGCGCGTTTTCCGAAGGCGAAATTTTGCAGGTGTTGCTGGTGTCGGTGATGTTTGGCTTCGCGCTCTCGCGTTTGGGTGACCACGCGCGACCGGTGATTGTTTTGCTCAACGAAGTGTCGAAGGCGTTTTTCGGCATGGTCAGTCTGGTGACCAAAGTCGCCCCGATCGCCGCGTTTGGCGCGATGGCGTTCACCATCGGAAAATACGGATTGGGCAGTCTGGTCTCGCTCGGGAAATTGATGCTCTGCGTTTACATCACGTGCGCGTTTTTCGTGTTCGTGGTGCTGGGCATCATCGGCCGCCTGCACGGCTTCAGCGTCATCCGCCTGCTCGCGCACATTAAGGAAGAAATCTTGATCGTGCTGGGCACGTCGTCGTCGGAGAGTGTGCTGCCGCGCATGATGCAGAAGATGGAGGACATCGGTTGCGCGCGTCCGGTGGTGGGCATCGTGCTGCCCGCGGGGTATTCGTTTAATTTGGACGGCACCTCCATCTATCTGACAATGGCGGCCATCTTCGTGGCGCAGGCGACGAACACGCCACTGACGCTGACGCAGGAGCTGACGATCCTCGGTGTGTTGTTGCTGACCTCAAAGGGCGCGGCGGGCGTGACAGGCAGCGGTTTCGTGACGCTGGCGGCGACGCTCGCCTCGGTAAGCCATATTCCGGTGGCGGGCCTCGCGCTGCTGATCGGCGTGGACCGGTTCATGTCCGAGGCGCGCGCGTTGACCAACCTCTGCGGCAACGCGGTCGCGATGGTCGTCGTCGCGATGTGGGAAAAGGCGTTCGACCGGAACAAGGGCCGGGCGATCCTGTTGAAACCGCCGGCCGAGGAGCCCGCGCCGACGCTTACTTGA
- the tyrS gene encoding tyrosine--tRNA ligase: protein MSFIEDLQWRGLLADCTDLDALTKRLSEGPITLYCGFDPTGDSLHVGHLMGQLTLKRFQLAGHHVLALAGGATGMVGDPSGRSSERNLLTREQLSHNIACIKGQLSKLLDFDAPANPARLVDNADWTAPISLLDFLRDVGKYFSVNVMLAKDSVKSRMEGDSGISYTEFSYQLLQAHDFLHLRDKFACELQIGGSDQWGNITAGTDLIRKKLAVPAWGWTFPLITKSDGTKFGKTASGAVWLDPEKTSAYKLYQFFVNTEDAKVSEYLRKFTFLSRSEIEELEAKHAANPGPREAHKALAREVTRLVHGQAALDAALKASDILFGAEIGDTTEEVFRDVVGEIPTQSVSTAQLDAPGFGLTDALVHAGLSQSKGQAKKDIEGGGVYINNVKCADIAKTLTPADLLFGKHVLLRKGKRTYAVLNVA from the coding sequence ATGTCCTTCATCGAAGATCTCCAATGGCGCGGCCTCCTGGCCGACTGCACCGACCTTGATGCGCTCACCAAGCGCCTGAGCGAAGGACCCATCACGCTGTATTGCGGCTTCGATCCCACCGGCGATTCCCTCCACGTCGGCCATCTCATGGGCCAGCTCACGTTGAAACGCTTTCAACTTGCCGGCCACCACGTGCTCGCCCTCGCCGGCGGCGCCACCGGCATGGTGGGCGACCCGTCCGGCCGCTCCTCCGAGCGCAATCTCCTCACGCGCGAACAGCTCTCGCACAATATCGCGTGCATCAAGGGCCAGCTTTCCAAGCTCCTCGACTTCGACGCCCCCGCCAACCCCGCCCGCCTCGTTGACAACGCCGACTGGACCGCGCCGATCAGCCTCCTCGATTTCCTCCGCGACGTCGGAAAATATTTCTCGGTGAATGTCATGCTCGCCAAGGACTCCGTGAAGTCCCGCATGGAGGGTGACTCCGGCATCAGCTACACCGAGTTCAGCTACCAGCTCCTCCAGGCGCACGACTTCCTGCACCTGCGCGACAAGTTCGCCTGCGAACTCCAGATCGGCGGCTCCGACCAGTGGGGCAACATCACCGCCGGCACCGATCTCATCCGCAAAAAACTCGCCGTCCCCGCCTGGGGCTGGACGTTCCCGCTCATCACCAAGAGCGACGGCACCAAGTTCGGGAAAACTGCCAGCGGCGCCGTCTGGCTCGATCCGGAAAAGACCAGCGCCTACAAGCTCTACCAGTTCTTCGTGAACACCGAGGATGCCAAGGTCTCCGAATACCTGCGCAAATTCACCTTCCTTTCCCGCTCCGAGATCGAGGAGCTCGAAGCCAAACACGCCGCCAACCCAGGCCCGCGCGAGGCTCACAAGGCCCTCGCCCGCGAGGTCACGCGTCTCGTCCACGGACAAGCCGCGCTCGACGCCGCGCTCAAGGCCAGCGACATCCTCTTCGGTGCCGAGATCGGCGACACCACCGAGGAGGTCTTCCGCGATGTCGTCGGCGAGATTCCCACCCAGTCAGTCTCCACCGCCCAACTCGACGCCCCCGGCTTCGGCCTCACCGATGCCCTCGTCCACGCCGGCCTCTCGCAGTCCAAGGGCCAGGCCAAAAAAGACATCGAGGGCGGCGGCGTGTATATCAACAACGTGAAGTGCGCCGACATCGCCAAGACCCTCACGCCCGCCGACCTGCTTTTCGGCAAGCACGTGCTCTTGCGCAAGGGCAAGCGCACCTACGCCGTCCTCAACGTCGCCTGA